AAGGCACTAAATATTTTGGGAGGAAAGGGTATTAGAAGCTTAGTTTGGGGCATGTTAAGTTTGctatgtctggccctggccggtttgctcagtggtagagcatcagcctggcatgtggatgtcccaggttcaattcccagtcaggccacaaaggagaagcactcatctgcttctccatcccccccacttctctctctctctctctctctctctctctgccactcctgcagccatggctcaattggagcgagttggctctgggcactgaggatgcctccatggcctctgcttcaggccctaagaagagctcagttgctgagcaacggaacaaccccaccctcaccccccagaagggcagagcattccccctagtgccctagtgggcttgctaggtgtaTCCAGtggaggcgcatgtgggaatctgtctctttgcctcccctcctctcaatgaactaaaaaaaaaaaaaaaaaaaaaaaaaaaagtttgctatgTATAGTTGAAATCTAAGTGGAAATGCCAAATAAGGAGGTGTATAGATAGGATTCTGGAGTCCAGGGGAAAGTGGGTTGGAATTATGATTTGGGAGTTATCAGTGTATGAAATGGCTAAGCCCTTTCATGTTCACTATCCTTGTGGGAGTGCCCAAAAAGCcactaaataaaaatgcattattgAGCTGAGTTTCTAGTTGGTGTGAGGCATAATAGACGGGTTTTAAGCTTGGGTGGTTGCCAGAAGAGGTTGCTACTTATTCATAGGTACAAGGAACACAAGAAGAGGTGCAGTTCTAGGAGGAGgcgatggatcccagttggacctGTTGCATTTGCAGTCTGTGGAGATGTCCAGGAAATATTTAGCTTTATGAGGGCTGGAGCTCAGGGGATAGATCTGGGCTGGAGATCTGGCATGTAGTTGGCAAAGGAAGCCATAGTAGTGGTTGAGATAACCAAGGGGAACGTGAGTCTCTCGGCTGCCTGGAACAAGTATGACACATCTTcccacatctattttttttctatttcccttaagcGCGTGCTGGCATCCCCAAAACCGCCCTAAATCGACGGCTACGAAAGACTACTTTTTATTCCCCAcagcttctcccttcttcccaggACTTCGGGTGCAGGGaggagctgaaaaaaaaaagaccccaccCCTACAGGGGGCGCGCCTTCAAGGGAGTGACGTCACCAAAGAGGCGGGCTATCGGATGCCCCGCCCCCTGGTCCTGGAGGTGAGAGCCGAAGGTTCTACCCTAAATCCTGTGTTGCCCTAGCCCCGCCCCAGGGCGCTCTCTTCCTAGCGGATCCTGCCGATGCCGGTCTTAAGCCAGTTGGAGCAAGCCGCGCTCGGCCAGCAAGCCCTGGGTCCGGTTGTAGACTTCCTCCAGTGTGCCTGCGGCGCGGGCCAGCGCGGCGCGCGCCTCCGCTTCTCTGGTTCCCGGGCACGCCAGCTCCAGCAAGCGGCCGCGACCCGGGAAGGAGAGGAATGCGAGGCGGACGGCCTGACGGACCAGCCAGGGGTGGTGCGGGCCCAGAACTGTGCCGTACGCGTCGTTGCACTGCTCACCGGCGTCCGGACCTCCGAGCGCCCCGGTCGCCACCCGGTGGAGGCAAAGCTGGGACCAGCGTAGTGCACGGTGCAGCAGGAGCGTTGTTCGTGAGCCGGAGGACCCGGCCGAGTCTCGAGGGGCGATCCCAGGCTGCTCCAGCAGCCCCGCCCGCCGCTCCCACGCCACCATTGCCGCCAGCGACTTGTATTGCGCTGCATCTGGGCCGTGCACCCGAGCCTCGAGGGCTGTCACTTTAGTGAAGGCCTCGCTTGTGGCGAAGGCAAAAATGGAGCCGAAGGGACTTAGGAACCTGTGTGTTTGGTGGTGGGAAGAGTGGGATGGTTAGAGAGAGGACAGTGGAGCCactggaggcagaggctggatgaagggagagagaccaCTCACTTGATTAGCTCCCTCCATCCCGCCAGGTACTGTGACAACTCCACATCCCCTTTGGAGTTCAGACTGGCGCGGAACGGCCTCATCATGCGTCCTAGCATCCCTTGTGGGCCAAGACATTGAGGCTCTTCCCGCTCTGAGGCTTCCAGGGATCCCGACTGTTGCTGGACCTGGGGGAGTAGATAtgatgggggagagagggaggcgggAACAGAACCCCTAGCCTGTTGTGTCTCCTTCGCCAAGTAGCCCAGTTGGGTTCTGAAGAAATTATTCCTAAAGTCTAGTTGGTGTCCCTCCTGCGTACTCTGAGCTTCTGTTGGGAGAGGGGATGCAGGAAAGAGGACTCGTGCTCTTTACCAGCGAGTCAGCCTGGCTCCACTTACCCCTGTTCAGGGCCCTACCTGGATCTCCCAGTCCCAGCCCTGCCCCGAGTTTACCTGCAGAGGCGGCGATCCCTCGGTAATGCAGGACAGTGCCCCGGGTCCGCAGCCTGAGAGGGAGCCTGGGGGAGGCAAGGTGAAACGGTGAGGGCTCTAACAGGGAATTTAGGTCCCAAGAATCTGGACTCCTGGGTTCCTCCCAGAGGAGTTGAGGGAAGAGGCCACTCACGTAGGCTCCGAGCACAGAGATAAAGTAGCAGCGCTAAGATGGCGAGAGGAATTGTATGGCGGAACCAGCGCCGGGGGACCTGTGGATGCAGCGCGACCCCCATGGCTGCTGCTGGGACCACCACTCCCTCACTGGTTCCTACCCAATCTTTGTCCCTCCGCTTCTGAGAACGAAGAGAAGTCCGCGGTGCACTGTGTGCAAGGGTTAATAATTAATCTAAGTCCCCTTCCCCTGTGCCCTTTGCCCCAGAGGGCAGCATCTCAGGGCTGAGAAACCAGATTAAGAGGATTTGGAAAGTTCGATGACAATGAGACGTCTCAGTATTTCCCTTCCTGTAGGGCCAGGTTGTATTAAGAGGCagcctggggcgggggggaggcAGCCTGAGTATTGGGAAAGGAGGCTGGGGTCAGAACCACCTCTCCCACTGAGCTGTGGTGTGGGCCCAAAGTTAACTGTGGGCTTAAGTTCCTTCTTTCCACTGTAAATTGAGGATAATAATAGGTGCTTTGCGAGGATTAAATGATAATGTATGTGCAAACACTGTAAATGGAAAAGCTCACCACAATTGCTCCATAAATCTTACCTATTAAGTTCAAGCATGGGGCACCTGTGATCCAGGGGACACTCACTTCCAAATTCTCTAGCCTATCTCCACGGGACTTTATTTTGATCTGGATGCATGACCTCTTGATTATACTCAATATATTTCAGGCTTTAtccttttacattaaaattttttttgtttattgattttagagtgagaggaaggggagagggagagaaatattgatttgttgttccacttttgcatttattggttgattcttatatgtgccctgaccagggaccaaacttGCAGCCTAGGAcgatcaggacaatgttctaaccagctaaactagccagccagggcttaggaATCTGAATTttacataattaatttttttaaaactccagaTTGGTTTCTGAATTATTTATCAAACCAACCTAAAAAAGTACCTTCATAGAGCTCAAGATCTATTGgagaatttatttataatttgtttatccCACTGTAATGTCAGCTCTGATAAAGGGGCCTTGTTTTACTTGGCTGCAGTTCTATTTTGGTTGCACTTAGAATACTGCCTAGGCCAAAGCacattattgttaaaaatatatatatgttgagtAAACAAAGGAATGTGTTTGAGAGACAAATTAGGGATGGTGCTCCCCGTGGCAAATTGGAGCcaattttttgtttggtttggtttttgcaAATGAGTCCACCTAGTGGCTATTGGGGGGAAACATTCAGGGAAAGGATAGAGGATGCAGTCAAAGAAACAACATTTCCTCTTCTTAGTTCCCTGTCCATAAATTTCTTAGAATTATTCCTgtctttttgtatattttcttctgGGGGTGAAGAAGAGTATTCAGATTCTCAAGGATTAAAGACCCCAATCTCTGGGAAGACCCTTCCTACCTCCCACAGATCATGGGTTCTTGCCCTACCTCTCACTCTGATGCTCTTGCATCATCTTGGAAGTCCTTAAGTTCACTCCTGACCAATCCTGTCCAATGGGATTTCGGAGCCTTCACTTCCATCCCTAGCCTTGGGGTCCCCATTTCCCAGTGTTGGAATGTTTCCCAGCATGTTGTGACCGTAGGCAAGTCGCTTGCCATTGCTAAACCCCAACTCTCTAATCTGCACAATAGGAAGGGTAATTCCACCTCCTgaaattgtgagaattaaatagaaCACGTTTGCTAAACACTGGCCACAATTCGTGGCCTTTGGTAAACGCTCAGTAGGTGGTGATTATTTCAGCTTGCCATCTCCTGATGTTCCTCCTCTGGTTCTGGGAGCCTATGTCTCCCTGAGCAGAACATTGGGTCTGCAGGGTTCCAGGAGCGGATTAGTTTTTTGTGTCACTTAATCCAGGTAGCCCTTCCGCAATCGGAGCCCTCGCAGGGGCAGAGGTGGTATAAACCTGTTTAAGGGGCCAGGACTCATAGAGGCTGCAGGATGGAGCAGACCGTGGGAGccaagctgctgctgctgtgggtGATATGCTGTGGACATGGTAGAGTAGGCGGTTTGAGCGGCTATACTAAAGTCATCGAGGTGACCAACGGGGGTCCATGGGGAGACTGGGCCTGGCCCGAGATGTGTCCTGACGGATTCTTCAGCAGCGGGTTCTCCATCAAGGTGAGGGCTCAGACCTAAGTCTCAACAGGGGCAGAGTTGCGCGAGACCCCAGAAAAGAGAATGGTAgtctactttttattattattcttaaagtaattttaaaactattttaagacttgattatttttagagaggagagacagagagatagaaggagggagaagcaggaagtattaactcccatatgtgccttggcctggtaagcccagggttttgaaccagaaacctcagcattccaggtcgatgctttatccactccaggtcaggcaaaattttttaaatattttaaatgtatccaCTAAAGGCATACAGTTCCACATACTAGAGGCTTTAACctcccaaatttatttttaaaacaccaacTAGTTccagtaataaaaatgaaaaagaatgaattcaacatctacttataaaaaataaaaatagagcctgacctatggtggtgcagtggataaagcgtcgacctggaacgttgaggtggCGGGTtctaaccctgggcttgcctgatcaaggcacatatgggagctgatgctttctgctttcccctccctctctttctctactctctaaaatgaataaataaaagaaaagaaaatagagaatagaaagtaGTGTTTTGACTAGTCTTTACCCCTCATCTTGCCGCCCAGGTGGAGCCCCCTCAAGGCATTCAGGGAGACGACACTGCACTGAACGGGATCCGGCTGCACTGCGCCGGTGGGAATGCAGAGCTCAACACTCACGTAGTGGAGTCCCAGTCTGGAAGGTGGGGGACAAGGGACAGTGATCCCCTCGGGTGGGGGTATGCCCCTTATCTTCTGTTACAAACACCCCTCTCAGCTGAGGGGTTCCTCCAGAGCTGTGGGGCACTTTAGACCTGCAGAGTAGGTGGTAAACCTCCCCTCCGCACCTCGGTGAATGTCAGGTGATTAGACCCAACCCACCGGAGTCGCGTAGCACCTAGCTGGGAGGTCCCAAGGACTGGGTCGAACTGGAGGTTGGAAGGGGGCTCCTGCAGAGTCAGTGAGTGTCCCCTCCCCTTGCAGGTGGGGCGTGTGGAGTGAGCCACTGTGGTGTCCCGATGGCAGTTTCCTCGTGGCTTTCTCGCTTCGCGTGGAGCCACCAATGACCCCTGGGGACAACACCGCTGCAAACAACGTACGCTTCCGCTGCTCCGATGGCACGGAGCTGGAGGGGCCTGGCCAAACCTGGGGGGACTTTGGAAACTGGAGCGAGCCATGCCCTAAAGGCTTGTGCGGCTTGCAAATCAAGATCGAGCGTCCTAGAGGCCTCCGCGATGACACCGCGGTTAATGACGTGCGTTTTTTCTGCTGCCTCAGTTGACACCTTCGAAGCCCTCTCCCTGGACCCACCCCTGGCTTGTCCCATCTCCTGCTATTAAAGCTTCTCTGTCTTGGCTTTGGTTTCACTTATTTGAGGGGCAGGAAACTGCGTCTCC
The DNA window shown above is from Saccopteryx bilineata isolate mSacBil1 chromosome 2, mSacBil1_pri_phased_curated, whole genome shotgun sequence and carries:
- the VMO1 gene encoding vitelline membrane outer layer protein 1 homolog yields the protein MEQTVGAKLLLLWVICCGHGRVGGLSGYTKVIEVTNGGPWGDWAWPEMCPDGFFSSGFSIKVEPPQGIQGDDTALNGIRLHCAGGNAELNTHVVESQSGRWGVWSEPLWCPDGSFLVAFSLRVEPPMTPGDNTAANNVRFRCSDGTELEGPGQTWGDFGNWSEPCPKGLCGLQIKIERPRGLRDDTAVNDVRFFCCLS
- the GLTPD2 gene encoding glycolipid transfer protein domain-containing protein 2 — its product is MGVALHPQVPRRWFRHTIPLAILALLLYLCARSLRSLSGCGPGALSCITEGSPPLQVQQQSGSLEASEREEPQCLGPQGMLGRMMRPFRASLNSKGDVELSQYLAGWRELIKFLSPFGSIFAFATSEAFTKVTALEARVHGPDAAQYKSLAAMVAWERRAGLLEQPGIAPRDSAGSSGSRTTLLLHRALRWSQLCLHRVATGALGGPDAGEQCNDAYGTVLGPHHPWLVRQAVRLAFLSFPGRGRLLELACPGTREAEARAALARAAGTLEEVYNRTQGLLAERGLLQLA